The DNA sequence GTGATGCTTGCCGAAGATAAGCTCTACGTAGTGCTGGCCGTCGTGCTGATTATCTGGCTAGGACTGGCGTTGTTTTTGCTTCGGACCGATCGCAAGCTGGATCGTCTGGAGCGTATGCTTCAGGAACGTCTACCCGAAACCAACTCAGGAACGTCTCCATGAATAAGCGGGTGCTCAAAACCCTTATGGGCGTTGCCTTGCTCGGCGGATTTTTCTCGTTGGTGCTGCTGAGTTTTGGCAAAAAAGTAGGAGGGTACATGAACTTTGCCGAAGCGGCCGCTTCGGGTAGTGAAGCACACGTGGTGGGGCAGTGGGCCCGCGAGCAGCCTGTAGGCTACGACCCCAGTCGGAACGTGTTTACGTTTTACATGCGTGATGCTACAGGCAAGGTGCAGCGTGTAGACTACCCTAACCCTAAACCCGCTAACTTTGAGGAAGCAGAGCAGCTGGTGGTGATTGGACGCATGGAGGGCGAAGTCTTTCACGCCCGGGAAATCTTGATAAAGTGCCCTTCCAAATATAACGACATGCGTCAATTGGAAGCGGCTGGGGCCGCATCGCCGCACACCCTTCCTGCACCGCAAAATTAAGATGACCGTTCAGGCCGCAGTGTCCAAACCTGGCAGCTGCTGTCTCATTCTTGCACGATAGGTAGAAAGTCAACTAGCCCAATGACCCTTTTAGAACACGACGTAGCGTTGGCTGCCGTACGGGAAGCGGCTTTGCTGTGCCGCAACGTGCAGGCTGCACTGAAGTCCGAGGTATTGGAAAAAAAAGACCACAGCCCGGTTACCCTAGCTGATTTTGGCAGTCAGGCGCTGGTATGTCGCTATCTGGCAGAAGCCTTTCCGGAAGATCCGGTTATGGCTGAAGAAGACAGCGCGGTTTTACGCGATCCAGCGCAGGCAACGTTGCTTGCGCGCGTGGTAGAGGAAGTGCAGCGCCTCGTGCCCACGGCTACGGCCGCAGAAGTGTGCGCCTGGATTGACCGGGGTAATTTGAAAAGCTATCGACCCCGATTCTGGACGCTAGATCCGATCGATGGTACAAAGGGCTTTTTGCGTGGGGACCAGTACGCCATTGCGTTGGCGCTCATCCTTGAAGGCGAAGTGCATGTTGCTGCGCTGGCTTGCCCCAACTTGCCGCTAAAGGCCGCCCCAGGCGCACCGCGTGGTGTGGTATTTACAGCAGTGCGCGGTGAAGGGGCATGGGCTTGGCCGCTTTGGGAGGAAGGCGAGCCCGTGCGCATGCATACGAGTGCGGTGACGGATCCCACACAGGCGCGTTTCTGCGAGTCGTTCGAATCGGCACATAGCGCCCATGACGCGGCCGCAGAAGTTGCTCGGCGTTTGGGTATAGGAGTGCCGCCTTTGCGCCTTGATAGTCAGGCTAAGTATGCACTGGTAGCCCAGGGTGAGGCAGATTTGTACTTGCGGCTACCTACGCGGCCAGCTTATGTGGAGCACATCTGGGATCATGCTGCGGGAGCACTGCTGGTAACTGAAGCCGGTGGGCGCGTGACCGACATCACGGGAGCGCCGTTAAGGTTTAACTGCGGTCCGAGGTTAACAGCCAATCGAGGTGTTGTCGTCTCCAATGGTCACCTGCATGCAGCTGTTTTAGAAGCCTTGGCAGTGGTGGGCGTAGCGTAGTTATAGCCAAAGGACGGCAACACTGTCGAGAATCAGGTCGGGCCGAATCGGGGTCTCGAGGTCAGATGGCCGAAACTTACCGGTGCGGACCAGCACGCCTTTGAGTCCTGCCGCTTGCGCTGCGCCCACGTCGGTCAGGATGTCGTCGCCCACCATAGCCACCTGCACTGGAGGCAGGTGCAGCGTTTCACAGATTGCGCTAAAGAAGCGGCGATCAGGTTTTCCGAAAATAAGGGCTTCTCGGCCAGTAGCATACTCCAGCGCGGCAATAAACGGGCCTGCATCCAGCTGCAATCCAGTATCGGTTTGCCAGTAACGCGTACGGCCTAAGCCAATTAAGCCTGCGCCGCCTTCTTGAATGAGACGGAAAGCATGGTTGAGGCGCTCAAACGTCCATGCCGCCCCTAAGTCGCCCACGACCACAAAGTCTGGTGTGGTGTTGTTCTCCGGAACACCAGCAAAATCCTCTTTGGCAGCTTCGGGCACAAGTAAGTAGGCTGAAGCGCCTTGCTGGCGCAGGAAGGCCCCTGCCAATGCAGGTGGGCTAAAGATTTGCTCAGGAGCAGCCTTAAATCCAAGCCGCTGGAGCTTTTCAGCCAATTGGCGACGGCTTTTGGAGGTTGTGTTTGTCGCAAAGCGGACGACTACGCCAGCGCTCTCGAGTGCATGGACCACTTCGACAGCGCCTGGAAGCGGCTGATTGCCTTGATAGAGCGTACCGTCCAGGTCGAACAGTACGGCACGTACCTCAGCAAGGGCAGGAAGCAGCGCCACGGCAGATTACAAAGGTTTGAGTTGTTCTGGGTAGGTTTCCCGAATCAACGCTCGTGCTAGGGCTAAAGCAGGGTCGATCATCGGCAGGCCGTCGAGCTCTGGCTCTGGAATAGCCAGCGGAAGTTCCGTGCAGCCCAGTACTACAGCTTCAACCCCCTTTTGGCGCAAGTGGGCAATGGCGGTGAGCAGGCTTTGGCGAGCAATTTTAGACACCGGATGGCTTTGTGCTTTCAGCCCGTAGACAGGGTCAAAAATGGTTCGGTTGACGATTGTTTCTTGCACGTTTTCGTCGGGTACGACAACTTCATAGCCTGCTGCCTCTAGGGCGCTGCGATAGAGCCCAAGCCGGTAGACCGCGAGCGTCGAAAGTACACCAACGCGTTTAACGTCAGGATACTGCTCCCGCACAAAGCGAACCGCTTCTTCGATGAGATGGAGCACCCGAACGCGGCTGCCGCAGCGCGCCAGCTCTTCTTGAATGACGTTAAAGATGGCCGGCGCGTGGGCGGTATTGCAAGGAATACCGGCAACCACCACGCCTACGGATTCGGCCATACGAATCTGCTCGGCAATTGCAAATGCCGGATTTTCTTGAGATTTACCAAATAAAAATATACTGCGGTCTGGGATGCGATCTGGATAAGAGAACATGACAACAGGCAGGTGATCCTGGTCGGTTGTGGCAACGGTTTGGTCAAAAATGTGGCGAACCAGCTCCAGGCCAGCATGGGGTCCCATCCCACCGATGATGCCGATAGCTTTATCTTTTACCATAGAGAAAGTCCTCCATACGTCTTGGGGGGTGTAAACAACGCGATTATATTCAAAAAACAGGCGTTTCGTCAAACGACACTTTTGCGAAGGCAGAAGCCGCTTGGGTTATGCGGCGTTAAAAGGAATGCATGAATCCCTGAAGAAAGCGGATCCACAAGGAATTCTTTGCGTTGCAGCTGCGCTCTAGGATGCGTTATCTTTAACATTCTCAAACCTACTGCCCGGTCGTCTAATGGCAGGACAGCGGCCTTTGGAGCCGTATGTGGAGGTTCGAATCCTCCCCGGGCAGCTTAACGTGTGTGGGCTGGCGTGTGCCGGCTGTGCCCTGCACCATGGGTGCAGGTTTTTTGTTGATCCAAAGTGAGTTCAAGCCCATGTTACTGAGTGCCCGCAATGAGCGGCCGATCATGCTATTTGCTGGCCGCTCAAATCCGGCATTGGCCAGGCGTATAGCCGAAGCCTACGGCCAGGAGCTGGGTCAGGTAACGATTAAAAATTTTTCAGACGGCGAGATCTACGTTCGCTACGAGGAGTCCATTCGGGGTGCAGACGTTTTTATCATTCAAAGTACGCATCCTGGAGCGGAAAACTGGATCGAGCTGCTTTTGATGATCGATGCCGCTCGGCGTGCTTCGGCCGCTCGGATTACGGCGGTGATTCCGTATTTCGGTTATGCCCGCCAGGAGCGTAAAGATCAGCCGCGGGTTTCCATTGCGGCCAAGCTGATGGCCAATATGCTGACCACAGCGGGCATCGACCGATTGCTCACGATGGATTTGCATGCGCCGCAGATTCAGGGTTTTTTTGATGTGCCCGTCGATCATCTCTACGGCTCGGCTGTGTTTGCTGAATATGTACACCGGCTCCATATTCAAAATCTGGTTGTCGTAGCGCCCGATGTTGGGGCGCTAAAGACAGCCCGTTCTTATGCTAAGCGCCTGCAGACCGATCTGGCACTGATCGACAAGCGCCGGCCGCGTCAAAACGAAGCCGAAGTAGTGAACATCATCGGGGAAGTCAAAGGTCGGAATGTGCTCCTGATTGATGATATTGTGGATACAGCGGGGACGCTAACCAATGCGGCGCAGGCGTTACGGGAAGCGGGCGCCAAGGAAATCTACGCTGCCTGCACCCATGCGCTGCTTTCGGGTCCGGCCTACGAGCGCATTGAATCCTCTGTGTTGACCAAACTGGTGGTAACCGACACGATCCCGCTCAAGCGACCCTCAGAAAAGATTGAGGTGGTTAGCGTGGCCGAAATTTTTGCCGATGCGATTCGGCGTATTTATACCGATGCTTCGGTTTCAACGCTATTTGTGGAATAAACCCTTTGAAAGCTATGCAGACGATAAC is a window from the Rhodothermus bifroesti genome containing:
- a CDS encoding CcmD family protein; translated protein: MKVQPVSDTTAAGIATPYDTIWATATVPTKPPQGIERVMLAEDKLYVVLAVVLIIWLGLALFLLRTDRKLDRLERMLQERLPETNSGTSP
- a CDS encoding cytochrome c maturation protein CcmE, producing the protein MNKRVLKTLMGVALLGGFFSLVLLSFGKKVGGYMNFAEAAASGSEAHVVGQWAREQPVGYDPSRNVFTFYMRDATGKVQRVDYPNPKPANFEEAEQLVVIGRMEGEVFHAREILIKCPSKYNDMRQLEAAGAASPHTLPAPQN
- a CDS encoding 3'(2'),5'-bisphosphate nucleotidase, which encodes MTLLEHDVALAAVREAALLCRNVQAALKSEVLEKKDHSPVTLADFGSQALVCRYLAEAFPEDPVMAEEDSAVLRDPAQATLLARVVEEVQRLVPTATAAEVCAWIDRGNLKSYRPRFWTLDPIDGTKGFLRGDQYAIALALILEGEVHVAALACPNLPLKAAPGAPRGVVFTAVRGEGAWAWPLWEEGEPVRMHTSAVTDPTQARFCESFESAHSAHDAAAEVARRLGIGVPPLRLDSQAKYALVAQGEADLYLRLPTRPAYVEHIWDHAAGALLVTEAGGRVTDITGAPLRFNCGPRLTANRGVVVSNGHLHAAVLEALAVVGVA
- a CDS encoding TIGR01458 family HAD-type hydrolase, whose protein sequence is MALLPALAEVRAVLFDLDGTLYQGNQPLPGAVEVVHALESAGVVVRFATNTTSKSRRQLAEKLQRLGFKAAPEQIFSPPALAGAFLRQQGASAYLLVPEAAKEDFAGVPENNTTPDFVVVGDLGAAWTFERLNHAFRLIQEGGAGLIGLGRTRYWQTDTGLQLDAGPFIAALEYATGREALIFGKPDRRFFSAICETLHLPPVQVAMVGDDILTDVGAAQAAGLKGVLVRTGKFRPSDLETPIRPDLILDSVAVLWL
- a CDS encoding aspartate/glutamate racemase family protein, producing MVKDKAIGIIGGMGPHAGLELVRHIFDQTVATTDQDHLPVVMFSYPDRIPDRSIFLFGKSQENPAFAIAEQIRMAESVGVVVAGIPCNTAHAPAIFNVIQEELARCGSRVRVLHLIEEAVRFVREQYPDVKRVGVLSTLAVYRLGLYRSALEAAGYEVVVPDENVQETIVNRTIFDPVYGLKAQSHPVSKIARQSLLTAIAHLRQKGVEAVVLGCTELPLAIPEPELDGLPMIDPALALARALIRETYPEQLKPL
- a CDS encoding ribose-phosphate diphosphokinase produces the protein MLLSARNERPIMLFAGRSNPALARRIAEAYGQELGQVTIKNFSDGEIYVRYEESIRGADVFIIQSTHPGAENWIELLLMIDAARRASAARITAVIPYFGYARQERKDQPRVSIAAKLMANMLTTAGIDRLLTMDLHAPQIQGFFDVPVDHLYGSAVFAEYVHRLHIQNLVVVAPDVGALKTARSYAKRLQTDLALIDKRRPRQNEAEVVNIIGEVKGRNVLLIDDIVDTAGTLTNAAQALREAGAKEIYAACTHALLSGPAYERIESSVLTKLVVTDTIPLKRPSEKIEVVSVAEIFADAIRRIYTDASVSTLFVE